Below is a window of Poecile atricapillus isolate bPoeAtr1 chromosome 2, bPoeAtr1.hap1, whole genome shotgun sequence DNA.
CAACCCCCTCCATGCccagccacagccccagcacccaggaTGGCCGGGACAGAGGCAGAGCCAGGAGACGGGGCTGCTCCACACGCACCGGGGTTTGCCCCACCAGCTCTCGGGGCTCGACCCACGCAGGGACTACCGGCGGCACGACGACCTGCTGCACGCCCCGCACGGGCTGGGCTCGGGGCTGGCCGACCTGCCCCTCCACTCCATCCCCCACGCCATCGAGGACGTGCCGGTAAGCCAAGGGGCCGTCCCGGGGCCCGCTCGTCCCTCTTACCGCGGGAGCTCGACGTcggggggagagagagggagggagggaggggaacaccaccccccacaaaaaaaaaaaaaaaaaaaaaaaaaaaattggaagggaaGAAGAGAACTCCCTCCCGCCCCCCCCAAGGGAAAAGTAAAGCCCCCCACCTAGAACAAAAGGTTctcgcagctcgtccctgcgCAACGCCTCCCCGCTAACTTGTCcactaaaatataaataaatcaaattatcGTCATCGTTAACAATATCTTTCCTTCTCAATGACAATAAGCTGTTACGATTGGAAGAATATATAATATCACCACAGGGCCGTGCATTTGGGGATTTCTTACTGCCTTGGGAAAGACACGAGTCTGAAATGCCTGTGAGGACATTTAACGAGATCTCACAAATGCaaagggggggtggggggaaagtgGGTGAAAGTGGCCTAAGAAGGAAAAATTGGTTTCCCATGATTACAGGACTGGCACAGGGGATAACCACGTCCAAAGTTACAAGAGGGCATGGACAGATCCTCTTCTCTGAGGGAATTAATTGACAAATCAGGGAAGAGGTATACTAAAATGCTGCTGCCTTCTCTTAGTAGCGGTGCAAAGGGATGACCTCATAAATCATTACCTATAGGTTATCGAATTTGAGTCAGACCTGCTACACCctatattaaattaaatgttgGAATCCTATTGGAGGATGCATTATTTGGGGGACCTAATTCTGTTATCGATGAGTACAGACTTTAAAAATGATTTCTAATTAAGCATGACATTAGTGCACAGGCTACTTACAAAGCAAGCCAGGGCTATTGTTCAGTTAGGAAAGTGGCCTTATACAACATGATAGGTTATGATCAAAGTTCATCTTTCTGGGTTTCTCCCCGAAAATGGAATTAGAACATGGCAATAAATTTATTAAAGCCCACAGAGCTCATGCTGAGGGACTGAAGCTGCTCGACTTGcaggaggaaagaggaggagggaacTGTGGTATCTGGATGTGATTTTTGCCGAAATGCCATCCCAAATTACAGGATCAAATATTACAACAATATATTCGCTGACAGTTTAATGAGTACAGTTTCGTGTTGCAAGGATAATGTTCAGATGAACTTACCTATTTTTGGGGGTCATTTTGAAATCTTTTGTAAATTATACTCGGAGAAAATAGTGAATTTATTACAGCCCTCATCTGGCTAAATTAGCCACAGAAAATTGCTGGTTGTGTTTAGCAGTTTTGCAATAAACGCATACGTTTTCCAAAGTGGAGGATTTAGTAAGCAATTTGGATCTGTTAAAAGCAGGTCGACTCTTTAAACTTGATATAAAATAACATGGAGGCAATCGTAAGAATAAACTAATTTGTTGACTGCAAGCCCCTGATTGCTGTAGGAAGAACATGACCTAAAATGTTCTCTTCAATTCTCCCTCTCCTCAGTGTTGTGCTCCATGGCAGTGGGCTGATTCGGGAAGCCTCCTCTGCAGATCTATGAATTAATAGCATTGCTATACTTCGTGAAAACCAAATGCCATCTGGTTTAAATCCTTGAACCAGCCtagccattttttttttctctgtaagaCTGAATCAGCAGGCTTCATGAAGGAGAGTATAAAATAAGAGGGTGCATCTTTGAGGTGTATTTtatctggttaaaaaaaaaaaaaaatcctttacaGAAATGTGAGTTGGAAGGgtaatttttgaatttttccGTTGTTGCAACAGTTAACCTTTAATAAAAATGACGGCTAAATATTTAAGAAAGTCAAGTAGACggtgaaaattatttaatcatAAATATCTCTGTGGGATTTTAAACTTAACAGTCCTCCCTGTACGGAATACGTGTAGAAATAACACAAATAAAAGTATTATGCCACACTACATTTACTTTATGGGTTTAGGGTGCATGCATAAAGGGATCATATTTCCCCATATAGTTAAAACACAAGAACTGCAGCAGTAGTCATTTCTGAACATTTCTCAATTTAATTATACTTAAATCCAGAAGCACTTTAGGCAAGTTACAAATGAGAGCATTGAGTATAATAAAACCTGTAATAAAGCAACTTAGTACCATCCACCCGGAATCATTGAGATCAGGCACAATTAACAGGAGCATAAATCCAAGACAGAATGGAAAATGTTAGAATCAGTATTATTGTTGGACAAAGACTAGAGAAGGAAGTAATAGTTTTTTAAATGGTAATGCCTGGGTTTTGTAACGATTGCGAAATCTTCTATCTCAGCAGCACTGGTGTTAATTTGTAAACACAGCCAGACATTATATTGCCTGTCAGTTTTTAGAATTAGAAAACATGATTTCATTTGACTTTCTAATCACGTCGTGACTCCGCCGCGCGAACCCCAGCTGTAGCCGCGACCGCGGAACCTGCGAGGGGACAATAGTGGGGGAGCCCGGGGCCGCTCGGGGTGCGtggcccccccggccccgctccgcgcTCCTTTGTGCTTTCCCTCCCGCGGGCGCGGGAGCAGCGGCGGGgaagggccgggccgggccggggctgcttcccggggaggagggaagggacgCGAGGAGGGAGCCCTCAAGAAGCTTACGGCCGCTGGGGCCCCGGGGGTGTGTGAGtgatttattatatttttcttgGGGATCGGGGGAAGAGCTGGGAGGGATGCGGGATTCCTCTCGATAAAGGAAATCCCCCACCCCTCCAaatctccttccttccttctccctccccccGCCCTTTCCATGCAGGATCTGTTGTTTTCCTCCTCACATCGTGCCCAggaatgggggggggggggacggACACACACCACAAAACTTCTCCTGCACCCCATCCCACCTCGACCCTCCCTGCCTTTTGTTGTGGCTCTACCCTGACATCCCTGCCTGTTCCTTTTGTTGCAGCACGTAGAAGACCCCGGTATTAACATCCCAGATCAAACTGTAATTAAGAAAGGTAAGCTGTTTCCTTGCGCATACCAAACATGTCGTCACAGGCTGGGGACTGCTCGAAGGGAGGACTCACCCGgcctcccccctctcccctccagtCCCCCGGCCCCGGGCTCCTTCCTCTGGCATGTACTGTTGGCCAAAAGGTTGGAAGCAAAGAAAAGCGGGCGATGAGGGTTGAAATCCGCCCTCTTAAATGGCCACGTTTGCCGGGTACTTTAATTATTATTGTCGTTAACTAGGAAAACGTTAGCAGATGATCTAGAAAATCCGAGCCGGTCTTTTAGTGCATTAGCGAACAATTGAGTTTCATGGTTTGCCCAATGCATCTGGCTGTGCAGAGGGCTTGAATCGTTTTTGGTAAAATTCGTTGTTTCCTCTCCTTCGGGTTTTCTTATTTAAATCACGCCGGTGATGAGGCGGACTGGTGGAGAACAAGGGGCGAGTTTCTGAAAAGTGATGTCTGTCGGTGGTTAGGGTGATTCGGTTTTCGTTGGCTTTGTGCGCTTGCTTCATTTGGAATTGAATTGCTTGGGAGCTGGTACCCAAACCTTGCAGAATATTTATTGCAAATTTTCACTCGATTTTCATTTCCCGTCGTTCTTCGGACAACCGAAGGATTGGGAAAGGCGGCACAGGGCATTTTGCAAAGCAGGTTCTCGGTGGAAAGTGATGGGTTTTGTGTTTGGATGCTGTGTAGTGAGACGCTGTTGGAAGTAAAACTGGCAGGGTGGAAGGCGCAGCTAGCTCCTGCCTGCTCTTGAGGGGTGCTGTGGCTGCGTGGCCGCCCGGAATTTGGGTACCCAGGCCACCGCAGGAGAGAGGTGCTGAGTTGAGGCACTCTCCTCTCTAACCCTAATCGCTGTACAGCCAGCGAACCTGAAGTTTCAtacccccccaccccccgccTGCAAAGCCTTTGTCACGTCAAATTAGATGTGCAAGGGATAAATCTTAAGAGATGCTCTTTCCAAGTCGACATGATAATTGGCTCTTTTATTAGTAATCTCAAGAGTTCGTTTAACTCCTGTTGTATCTATTAGCCTTCCCAGAGCTATTAATGTCACAAGTGATCTATCCAAAACGGAGAGCCCCCCGCTTGGTTGGACTGTGCCCGCCAAGCGGAGcgggctgaggcagaggagaaaGGGAAGGCGGCCGGGACCGGAGGCACCGCACGGCGGCTCGGCCCGGCACCTCCCCGCCGGCCGCCGCCGGGCAGGGACCGAGCTATATTTTGGTGTGCCGGTTCTCCGCCTTGTTACGGGTTTTCCATGTCTAAATTTGTGCGCTGGCAGGGCCCCGGCGTTGCCACACGTTCTGCCGGCTGCGCCGCTGCCCGGGCACTGCCCGCCCGACGCGGCGCTACCGACGTGCGGCACCCGGCGGCCTCGGCGCCCGACAGGGGCTGCAGGGTCTGTACAATTTCCCCGCTGCTGGTCCAGGGATGTCCGGCTCTCTCCCTGTGCCTCCCGACGAGAGAGGGGAGGGGTGCCCCCCGCTGCGTCCCCGCTGCCCCGCAGGAGGTGCGGGGTCCGGGCTGGCCGCAGAGAGCGGCTCGGGTGCTTCCCCCTCCGTCCCCGGCTCCCCGCCCGCTCCTCAccctcacctccctgctcctccctccctgcaggccCCGTGTCCCTCTCCAAGTCTAACAACAACGCCGTCTCCTCCATCCCCATCAACAAGGACGCGCTCTTCGGCGGGGTGGTGAACCCCAACGAGGTCTTCTGCTCGGTGCCGGGCCGCCTCTCGCTGCTCAGCTCCACCTCCAAGTACAAGGTCACGGTGGCGGAAGTGCAGAGACGCCTGTCGCCGCCCGAGTGCCTCAACGCCTCCCTGCTGGGCGGAGTGCTCCGGAGGTGAGGGGCGGAGGGACGCGGGAGGCGGGATGCCGGGCTGTGCCGtgcgggagggagggatggaggcagggaaggaggaggaggacgagcgCCCACGCGGGGCGGTGGCGCGGGGGGAGTGCGGCGGCCGCCGCTAGGGGGCGGGGCGCCCGCggccggcggggccgcgcgggcgggcgggcgggcgggaggGGGCAGCGGGcgctgtcgccatggcaacGCGCGGCCCTGCGCGGCCCCCGGAGCCCCGCCATGGAGTCCCGGCGTGTCCCTGCCCCGCTCCGCCGGGGACACCCCCCACgggcacacacacaccacacacGCACCGCACAGGACCGGCCTTGTGTGGCAGGCGCCCTGCTCTGGGCTCCCACCCCGTGGCCTCACCCAGGCAATTAGGCagtgcctgggcagggaataAGATCCAGGATTAATTAAGGCAGCTCCCATCTCTGCAGCCCCGTTTAGCCCAGCTGTCCTGATAAGCCACCTAGATGGGCCACCTAGAGTTTGGTGTGAGGGCAGTGGTGCTCTGAGGCTGCAGGCCCTGCAAATCGGCCTCCTCCCGTCATGCCTGGGGAGAAagctgtccccgtgtccatGACACCTTGGGAGCTCAGGGAGACACCTCAGAGCTCCGCATCAGCTTTGGGGCTGATCTAGACCTTAGTGAGGGCTGATGTTCTCTAGATGTGGGAACATCCAAAGCACCGTCCCAATATCTGGAATTCAGCTTTCAGCAGCAGTTGGTCTTGAGCCTCTCACAGCCATGTATCCCATCCCTTGTGCCTAAACCCTTTAttcccttccctgggaaggGATGTGTTGGGGGCATGTGTGGGTGGGAGCCAAAGCAGGAGGAGGTGTTCCCCCAAGCCCTCTTTCTTAACGCCTTTCTGTGTGGAGCAGGGCAAAGTCTAAAAACGGAGGGAGATCTCTGAGGGAGAAACTGGACAAAATAGGACTAAACCTGCCAGCCGGGAGGCGTAAAGCTGCTAATGTTACCTTGCTCACATCACTCGTGGAGGGTAAGTGACTCAAAGAGCTGGGAGGGCTTGTTTGGAAAATGTGCCTCTTGCTATTGCCAAATGGGAGAAGACTTGCTGTTCGGTTGTTCgggttttctgtctcttttcctgGAGTCAGTGCTGCTCACTGGCATTTGAAAGGGCGTTATTTTCtatgccttaaaaaaaaatcaggttaattgtgttcctttgctttttgttaCAACTTGAAACGGGTTTGTGCGAGTCCTGCAGACTCAGCAAAGCGttctattatttatttgcttttaagtTTCCGAGCTAGATGTTTTCAGGGCCCCATCTTGCTCGCTCATTCAAATGAGTAATCCCTCTGTGGAGTAAGTAGATCTCTTTGGGAGCAGCATGGGAAGGATCCCTGTGAAGGGGGACGGTGGGCTTAGCCCCATAAGAGACCCATGAGTATTGAGTTGGAAGTTACGGGCAGCAGAGCCTCTAATACTTCACTGCTGTTCTTCTGCCACAGGTGGACAACCAAGCAATTTTAAATGTCAGAAACTGCAGCTACTTTAAGTTTGTTCtccctcccagcctgcagccacaTAACAGTAAATCATTTAACTTTTCTGACATCTGCATTTGAGAAATGCGTGACCATTACTTCCTGAATTAATTTGGGAATCCTTGACCTCAGCCATGAATTAATGGTGTCCTGAAAGCCTCAAAGTTGCACTACTGCCAGCCCCCGCTCCCTTTTGGTTCTCATTTTCAGAACACATGTTCCCTTGGCTATATTAttctcctctgctttgctttggctGGAAAAGGTGCAACTTGCTTTTAGTGCCTTGGGATGTCCTATTCTGTCTGTGCAGGGAGGTGGGAAGCTCAAGAGTTTGCAGTCATTTAGTTTTGAAGCGGTGGCTGTGTCACACTGGCTGACATCAAGTATGCTCGAGGCCTGCCTTTACCTATGAGTTTGGCTGCATTTTAGGCTGGTTCAGTTTATAAAGTGCTTTTAAACTCAGCCTGAGCTGTCCAGGTCCAGCTTAAGTTTGGTTGTGTAGGTGggaatttgttttgttgtcGCTTTGCGTTCTTCGAGAAATGTTTCATGTTCAAAGAGACGGGGAAGGAAGCGCTGTGCAATGATGCCAGGCGTCCTTTTTGTCAACATCAGGATTAGTGAACAAACTATTTTTATACTGCGTGAAAATTACCGAGTCTTCATGTTTCTGAAAAGGCTTTGCAATTGCATTGACACGctgtggtaaaaaaaaatcacgaGGGGAAAACTTGTAAAAAGTCTAGATTTGGTAGATGCTTAACATTATTTGTGATGTTAATGAATATGGAGAAGGTTTTATGGTAATCCATTGTTCTGTTTGGCTTTCACGTACAATGGCTTTgaaaagaatgatttttttgaagaaaaacaaaaccagaggcCTGTTCTTCAGATAACTTAGTGATGGTGGCTAATTTTGGGGAGATGATAGTATAAACATTGCTGGGGCTTTGAGTCCCGTAGCGATGAGGCAGTTTCTGGAGTACTGTTATTGTTTATGATCCGCTCCATTTTATGGAAACAAGCTCACTGGACTGAGGCTTTGAAGCCCTAATTGGCGCATGCGTTCTTCCGGAGCTAGAGCTAATGGCAGGAAGCCCTGCAGTAAAAACCAACTGGTTCAGGAAATTAAAACCAAAGATTCGAAAATCAACAAAACAGACAGACTCGGTGGAATGACCCTAAAATTCTCATGGTTAATCGTTTGGGGGTGAACATATAATTATATGTGATCAAGTTAAATTTTAAACACTTAGCTgtttaatgcattttatttagAAGAGCTCTAGGAGTAATTATGATCAATATTAATCATTGATGCATTGCAAAAGAATATAGAGATGCGGTTGAggcaaacacattttcagagtaaATAGCTGTGAATAAAATGTGCATAAATGACTCTCTATAGGTATGGAGATGTAAATCGAAGCGCACATTCTGGGTGGAGGGAGCCTGTCTGTCTAAAAGTATCTCTTAGTTAAtgtgaacttttaaaaattcttatgTGAGATTTCACTTGTAATGATTGTTATGAAAATATGGATTTGCATTACCTTCAGCTGAAGCAAAGAAAACTGCAAGATAAGATGCAATTAGCATTTCTGGCCCTAactttttcaaagagaaaacGTCCAGGCTTTTGAGAAGAAAAGCCCAAGTAGAATGTAGTgggtttttggagtttttttcaaaTGGATTTTTGCCTCTGTGCGATGTGTACTGATGAGCTGTGTTTCTTTCCATCCCCACCCGTGCCTCCCTATTCAGGAGAAGCAGTACATCTAGCTAGAGATTTTGGGTACGTTTGTGAGACAGAATTTCCTGCCAAAGCAGTAGCTGAATTTCTCAACCGACAACATTCCGATCCAAACGAGCAAGTCACAAGAAAAAACATGCTTCTAGCAACAAAGTAAGACTTTTAACTTTCTGGCATGTTGCTTAGAAATAAGGGATGGGGGACAAACTTGAGTTCGGGGCTTTTATTTGTGAAGACATTTGTTTGCTGCATAACCAGTGGCTGATGGCTTTGTAAGTTGTGAGGGTGTGTGTTGATCCTCCTGATATAGGAGAACTCTACAGACCAGCTTGGTTTCCTTCAAATCAGTTTGTGCAGATTATCTTGAATGCGAATTGTGCGAATTGAGGGTGGATGTTTAGCTACAGAAAAAGCAGTAATTCTTCAAAGCAGAACATTTTCTGGGCCTATTCACTTAGCTCATCAATTTAAGTAGAAGGGGAGGGCTTCCCATTGTCAGTAAAATAAACCTGGCGCATTAAACTGATTTCAGTTCATTAAAATCTGCAATGGTTCTTCCTGCCTAAGCATCTCTGTTACTTAGCAAATACagggatattaaaaatatattttaaatgacaATCTGTGTGCAGTTAAAATGCTAGCGGAGTTTATCGTTGGTGGGGCTGCCTAGACTTCCAGGTGGCGtgtgaaaagaaaatgattGTTTTTGTATGTTTGCTGGAAATTAAAAGGGTTGTTTAGTAGCCCTTAATTACCAGTGGAGGTGTCACCAAAGGGCACAATGCCAGAGGACACAAGCAGGAGATGGGAGTTGCTTTATGGCTGGAAGACATTAATGTGGGTTTTAGAACACAAACTGTTTCAACACGCCTCTGAGCTCTTTTGCTGTAAGGTGTGTTATTTCTCCAACCATTTGTGCAGTGAGCGGGTGATATAACCTATCTTCTGCACCATGCCCTCGTATCCTCCCTCCTTACCTCCCCGGAAGGAAATTTCCAGGCGCTGGTGAGCGTCAGCCTTCCCCTCTGTGGAAAGGTCCCTTTGGATTTGGAGATAGAGATTTACATATGTAAATGTTTCAGAATACCCTAATTTAAATCCTCAATTGCCCTCTCTGCCCTCACTCATTCTTCCTAACACACAGGTGTGTGTTTTAGCTTTGTGAAGGAAGAGGCCCATATCGCTCTCTCATTCCCACCCAAACATGGAATCTTCTAAGATATGGACAAACCTCTTAGCCTACCTTTGGATATCCCAGCCTGTCTATTAAGCCTGC
It encodes the following:
- the TFAP2A gene encoding transcription factor AP-2-alpha isoform X1 — its product is MKMLWKLTDNIKYEECEERHDSTSNGTARLPQLGTVGQSPYTSAPPLSHTPNADFQPPYFPPPYQPIYPQSQDPYSHVNDPYSLNPLHAQPQPQHPGWPGQRQSQETGLLHTHRGLPHQLSGLDPRRDYRRHDDLLHAPHGLGSGLADLPLHSIPHAIEDVPHVEDPGINIPDQTVIKKGPVSLSKSNNNAVSSIPINKDALFGGVVNPNEVFCSVPGRLSLLSSTSKYKVTVAEVQRRLSPPECLNASLLGGVLRRAKSKNGGRSLREKLDKIGLNLPAGRRKAANVTLLTSLVEGEAVHLARDFGYVCETEFPAKAVAEFLNRQHSDPNEQVTRKNMLLATKQICKEFTDLLAQDRSPLGNSRPNPILEPGIQSCLTHFNLISHGFGSPAVCAAVTALQNYLTEALKAMDKMYLSNNPNSHTDNSTKSGDKEEKHRK
- the TFAP2A gene encoding transcription factor AP-2-alpha isoform X3: MLVHSFSAMERHDSTSNGTARLPQLGTVGQSPYTSAPPLSHTPNADFQPPYFPPPYQPIYPQSQDPYSHVNDPYSLNPLHAQPQPQHPGWPGQRQSQETGLLHTHRGLPHQLSGLDPRRDYRRHDDLLHAPHGLGSGLADLPLHSIPHAIEDVPHVEDPGINIPDQTVIKKGPVSLSKSNNNAVSSIPINKDALFGGVVNPNEVFCSVPGRLSLLSSTSKYKVTVAEVQRRLSPPECLNASLLGGVLRRAKSKNGGRSLREKLDKIGLNLPAGRRKAANVTLLTSLVEGEAVHLARDFGYVCETEFPAKAVAEFLNRQHSDPNEQVTRKNMLLATKQICKEFTDLLAQDRSPLGNSRPNPILEPGIQSCLTHFNLISHGFGSPAVCAAVTALQNYLTEALKAMDKMYLSNNPNSHTDNSTKSGDKEEKHRK
- the TFAP2A gene encoding transcription factor AP-2-alpha isoform X2, producing MSILAKMGDWQERHDSTSNGTARLPQLGTVGQSPYTSAPPLSHTPNADFQPPYFPPPYQPIYPQSQDPYSHVNDPYSLNPLHAQPQPQHPGWPGQRQSQETGLLHTHRGLPHQLSGLDPRRDYRRHDDLLHAPHGLGSGLADLPLHSIPHAIEDVPHVEDPGINIPDQTVIKKGPVSLSKSNNNAVSSIPINKDALFGGVVNPNEVFCSVPGRLSLLSSTSKYKVTVAEVQRRLSPPECLNASLLGGVLRRAKSKNGGRSLREKLDKIGLNLPAGRRKAANVTLLTSLVEGEAVHLARDFGYVCETEFPAKAVAEFLNRQHSDPNEQVTRKNMLLATKQICKEFTDLLAQDRSPLGNSRPNPILEPGIQSCLTHFNLISHGFGSPAVCAAVTALQNYLTEALKAMDKMYLSNNPNSHTDNSTKSGDKEEKHRK
- the TFAP2A gene encoding transcription factor AP-2-alpha isoform X6, coding for MGRRQPGGREAKRRSATTVPATGQPGYPSWGPWSQDPYSHVNDPYSLNPLHAQPQPQHPGWPGQRQSQETGLLHTHRGLPHQLSGLDPRRDYRRHDDLLHAPHGLGSGLADLPLHSIPHAIEDVPHVEDPGINIPDQTVIKKGPVSLSKSNNNAVSSIPINKDALFGGVVNPNEVFCSVPGRLSLLSSTSKYKVTVAEVQRRLSPPECLNASLLGGVLRRAKSKNGGRSLREKLDKIGLNLPAGRRKAANVTLLTSLVEGEAVHLARDFGYVCETEFPAKAVAEFLNRQHSDPNEQVTRKNMLLATKQICKEFTDLLAQDRSPLGNSRPNPILEPGIQSCLTHFNLISHGFGSPAVCAAVTALQNYLTEALKAMDKMYLSNNPNSHTDNSTKSGDKEEKHRK
- the TFAP2A gene encoding transcription factor AP-2-alpha isoform X5, translated to MTSRDLGTRSPQPGCLSLPRWGTGRSATTVPATGQPGYPSWGPWSQDPYSHVNDPYSLNPLHAQPQPQHPGWPGQRQSQETGLLHTHRGLPHQLSGLDPRRDYRRHDDLLHAPHGLGSGLADLPLHSIPHAIEDVPHVEDPGINIPDQTVIKKGPVSLSKSNNNAVSSIPINKDALFGGVVNPNEVFCSVPGRLSLLSSTSKYKVTVAEVQRRLSPPECLNASLLGGVLRRAKSKNGGRSLREKLDKIGLNLPAGRRKAANVTLLTSLVEGEAVHLARDFGYVCETEFPAKAVAEFLNRQHSDPNEQVTRKNMLLATKQICKEFTDLLAQDRSPLGNSRPNPILEPGIQSCLTHFNLISHGFGSPAVCAAVTALQNYLTEALKAMDKMYLSNNPNSHTDNSTKSGDKEEKHRK
- the TFAP2A gene encoding transcription factor AP-2-alpha isoform X7, whose product is MRNVRSATTVPATGQPGYPSWGPWSQDPYSHVNDPYSLNPLHAQPQPQHPGWPGQRQSQETGLLHTHRGLPHQLSGLDPRRDYRRHDDLLHAPHGLGSGLADLPLHSIPHAIEDVPHVEDPGINIPDQTVIKKGPVSLSKSNNNAVSSIPINKDALFGGVVNPNEVFCSVPGRLSLLSSTSKYKVTVAEVQRRLSPPECLNASLLGGVLRRAKSKNGGRSLREKLDKIGLNLPAGRRKAANVTLLTSLVEGEAVHLARDFGYVCETEFPAKAVAEFLNRQHSDPNEQVTRKNMLLATKQICKEFTDLLAQDRSPLGNSRPNPILEPGIQSCLTHFNLISHGFGSPAVCAAVTALQNYLTEALKAMDKMYLSNNPNSHTDNSTKSGDKEEKHRK
- the TFAP2A gene encoding transcription factor AP-2-alpha isoform X4, translating into MDGAAAAGGPAEPTPRKGGGGAAEGGKNQAGSEQPLFSLGFEAGYAQQPQPESQDPYSHVNDPYSLNPLHAQPQPQHPGWPGQRQSQETGLLHTHRGLPHQLSGLDPRRDYRRHDDLLHAPHGLGSGLADLPLHSIPHAIEDVPHVEDPGINIPDQTVIKKGPVSLSKSNNNAVSSIPINKDALFGGVVNPNEVFCSVPGRLSLLSSTSKYKVTVAEVQRRLSPPECLNASLLGGVLRRAKSKNGGRSLREKLDKIGLNLPAGRRKAANVTLLTSLVEGEAVHLARDFGYVCETEFPAKAVAEFLNRQHSDPNEQVTRKNMLLATKQICKEFTDLLAQDRSPLGNSRPNPILEPGIQSCLTHFNLISHGFGSPAVCAAVTALQNYLTEALKAMDKMYLSNNPNSHTDNSTKSGDKEEKHRK